One window of Hylemonella gracilis genomic DNA carries:
- the mrdA gene encoding penicillin-binding protein 2 → MALTELRNVEADLHRFRNRALMLAAVIAVCFLLLLMRLVYLQIFRHAELQAQAEVNRTTIVPLTPARGLILDRNGIPLATNYSAYTLEITPSEVDDLPKTIDELAQLVDISPRDRLRFRRLMQESRGVESLPIRIRLSDEEVARFTVQRYRFKGVELRARLLRNYPWGDLGSHVVGYIGRINRSEKRRIDAWPAEEEANYRGTDYIGKLGVEQSFEKQLHGQTGFERIETSAGGVIMRTLATNPDKPGDNVLLSIDIKLQHLVEQMFGDRRGALVAMDPRNGEILAFVSKPTFDPNIFVEGVDQEAWQELNESIEKPLLNRALRGIYPPGSTYKPFMALAALELGKREPGTTIVDAGSWTLGGHTYRSHGDFGLGVVDMYRSIVKSSNVYYYALANDLGVEAIHDFMKPLGFGQITGIDIQGEVRGVLPNQDWKRRAFKQSNLQRWFAGETISLGIGQGYNTFTMLQLATATATLANDGLRQRPHLVIGTQDPQTLRMRETAKTPPQDLGYNPQNLETVRRALVGVTQEGTSARSFVGAKYLSAGKTGTAQAVTISQKDKYDARKLEEHQRDHALYMAFAPADEPRIAIALVVENAGWGAEQAAPIARRVFDYWLLGQYPSVEDLYAVRQGLAAYPIGRPRLAAEVAWPPRNVDDEVKALGGLKRAWFQKPPTPPGRTSAVNRC, encoded by the coding sequence ATGGCGCTGACCGAACTGCGCAATGTCGAGGCGGACCTGCACCGCTTCCGCAACCGTGCCTTGATGCTGGCGGCGGTGATCGCCGTGTGCTTCCTGCTGCTGCTGATGCGGCTGGTTTACTTGCAGATTTTCCGCCACGCCGAACTGCAAGCGCAGGCCGAGGTGAACCGCACGACCATCGTGCCGCTGACGCCCGCGCGCGGCCTGATCCTGGACCGTAACGGCATCCCGCTGGCGACCAACTACTCGGCCTACACCCTGGAAATCACGCCGTCCGAGGTGGACGACCTGCCCAAGACCATCGATGAGCTGGCACAGTTGGTCGACATCTCCCCGCGCGACCGCCTGCGCTTCCGTCGCCTGATGCAGGAAAGCCGCGGTGTGGAGTCGTTGCCCATCCGCATCCGCTTGTCCGACGAGGAAGTAGCCCGTTTCACCGTCCAGCGCTATCGCTTCAAGGGCGTGGAGCTGCGCGCACGCCTGCTGCGCAATTACCCCTGGGGCGATCTGGGCAGCCACGTCGTGGGCTACATCGGCCGCATCAACCGCAGCGAAAAACGCCGCATCGACGCCTGGCCCGCCGAGGAAGAGGCCAATTACCGAGGCACCGACTACATCGGCAAGCTGGGTGTGGAACAGAGCTTCGAGAAGCAGTTGCACGGGCAGACGGGTTTCGAGCGCATCGAAACCTCGGCGGGTGGCGTCATCATGCGCACCTTGGCCACCAACCCCGACAAGCCGGGCGACAACGTGCTGCTGTCCATCGACATCAAGCTCCAGCACTTGGTGGAGCAGATGTTCGGCGACCGGCGTGGCGCGCTGGTGGCGATGGACCCGCGCAACGGTGAAATCCTCGCCTTCGTCTCCAAGCCCACCTTCGACCCCAACATCTTCGTGGAAGGCGTGGATCAGGAAGCCTGGCAGGAGCTCAACGAATCCATCGAGAAGCCCCTGCTCAACCGGGCGCTGCGAGGTATCTACCCGCCTGGCTCCACCTACAAACCTTTCATGGCCCTGGCCGCGCTGGAATTGGGCAAGCGCGAGCCGGGCACGACCATCGTGGACGCGGGTTCCTGGACGCTGGGCGGCCACACCTACCGCAGCCACGGCGACTTCGGCCTGGGTGTGGTGGACATGTACCGCAGCATCGTCAAGTCCAGCAATGTCTACTACTACGCCCTGGCCAACGATCTGGGCGTCGAGGCCATCCACGATTTCATGAAACCGCTGGGTTTCGGCCAAATCACCGGCATCGACATCCAGGGGGAGGTCCGCGGGGTGTTGCCCAACCAGGACTGGAAGCGGCGGGCCTTCAAGCAGTCCAACCTGCAGCGCTGGTTCGCTGGCGAAACGATTTCCCTCGGCATCGGACAGGGCTACAACACCTTCACCATGCTGCAGCTGGCCACGGCCACCGCCACGTTGGCCAACGATGGATTGCGCCAGCGCCCGCACCTGGTCATCGGCACGCAGGACCCCCAAACCCTGCGCATGCGTGAGACGGCCAAGACACCGCCGCAGGATCTGGGCTACAACCCGCAGAACCTCGAGACGGTGCGGCGCGCGCTGGTGGGCGTGACGCAGGAGGGCACCTCGGCGCGTTCCTTTGTCGGCGCCAAGTACCTCAGCGCGGGCAAGACCGGCACCGCCCAGGCCGTGACGATCAGCCAGAAGGACAAGTACGACGCGCGCAAGCTGGAAGAACACCAGCGCGACCATGCCCTCTACATGGCGTTTGCCCCCGCCGACGAGCCGCGCATTGCCATCGCGCTGGTGGTGGAGAACGCGGGCTGGGGGGCCGAGCAGGCCGCGCCCATTGCCCGGCGCGTGTTCGACTATTGGCTGCTGGGTCAGTACCCCAGCGTGGAAGACCTGTACGCCGTGCGCCAGGGCCTGGCGGCTTATCCGATTGGGCGCCCGCGCCTGGCGGCCGAAGTGGCCTGGCCCCCGCGCAACGTGGACGATGAAGTCAAGGCCCTGGGCGGGCTCAAGCGCGCCTGGTTCCAGAAACCGCCCACGCCCCCCGGCAGGACGAGCGCCGTGAATCGGTGCTGA
- a CDS encoding GMC family oxidoreductase: MSETTFDYIIVGAGTAGSLLANRLSADKTKRVLLIEAGRKDDYHWIHIPVGYLHCIGNPRTDWLYATEPDAGLNGRTLRYPRGKVLGGSSSINGMIYMRGQSQDYDQWAQLTGDMRWGWDQVLPFFKRHEDHHRGDTVTVGKKTKDAPRTQDPAFSTFHGSGGEWRVDKQRLRWEVLDAFARAAHQAGIPATDDFNRGNNEGVGYFEVNQKNGLRWNTAKAFLRPTCYARPNFELWTAAQVSRLLFEDGTDGRPCCVGAQVWTGHEQVTARLPSEGTGEVILCAGSIGTPQILQLSGLGPGALLQEHGVPVLRDIPGVGANLQDHLQIRAVYKVRGAKDRRGLTLNTLADSAWGKFKIGLEYAVRRSGPMSMAPSQLGAFTRSRPDLPRPNLEYHVQPLSLDAFGEPLHGFNAFTASVCNLQPTSRGTVRIRSPRFEDAPAIAPNYLSTPEDRQVAAESLRVTRRIVAQPALAPYQPLEWKPGLPPSGPDQSDQDLARLAGDIATTIFHPVGTTKMGRVDGPGADPLAVVDAELRVRGVSGLRIADAGVMPVITSGNTNAPTLMIAERLAALLRQSQP; this comes from the coding sequence ATGAGCGAGACAACGTTCGACTACATCATCGTCGGCGCGGGCACCGCGGGCAGCCTGCTCGCCAATCGCCTGAGCGCTGACAAGACCAAGCGCGTGCTGCTGATCGAGGCCGGCCGCAAGGACGACTACCACTGGATCCACATCCCCGTCGGCTACCTGCATTGCATTGGCAACCCACGCACCGACTGGCTCTACGCCACCGAACCGGACGCCGGGCTCAACGGCCGGACGTTGCGCTACCCGCGCGGCAAGGTGCTGGGCGGCAGCTCCAGCATCAACGGCATGATCTACATGCGTGGCCAGTCGCAGGACTACGACCAGTGGGCACAGCTCACGGGCGACATGCGCTGGGGCTGGGACCAGGTGCTGCCCTTCTTCAAACGGCATGAAGACCATCACCGAGGCGACACGGTCACGGTGGGCAAGAAAACGAAAGACGCGCCTCGCACGCAAGACCCTGCCTTCTCCACCTTCCACGGCAGTGGCGGCGAATGGCGCGTGGACAAACAGCGCCTGCGCTGGGAGGTGCTGGACGCCTTCGCACGGGCCGCCCATCAGGCCGGCATTCCGGCCACCGACGACTTCAACCGAGGCAACAACGAAGGCGTGGGCTATTTCGAGGTCAACCAGAAGAACGGCCTGCGCTGGAACACGGCCAAGGCCTTCCTGCGGCCGACCTGCTACGCGCGCCCCAACTTCGAACTGTGGACCGCAGCCCAGGTTTCGCGCTTGCTGTTCGAGGACGGCACCGACGGCAGGCCGTGCTGCGTGGGCGCGCAGGTCTGGACCGGGCACGAACAAGTGACCGCGCGGCTACCGTCGGAGGGCACGGGTGAAGTCATCCTCTGCGCGGGCAGCATCGGCACACCGCAGATCCTGCAGCTCTCGGGTCTGGGCCCCGGCGCACTGCTGCAAGAGCACGGCGTGCCCGTGCTGCGGGACATTCCGGGCGTGGGTGCCAACCTGCAGGACCACCTGCAGATCCGCGCGGTCTACAAGGTGCGTGGCGCGAAGGACCGGCGCGGCCTCACGCTCAACACCCTGGCCGACAGCGCCTGGGGCAAGTTCAAGATCGGGCTGGAATACGCCGTGCGCCGCAGCGGGCCGATGAGCATGGCCCCGAGCCAGCTCGGTGCGTTCACGCGCAGCCGCCCCGACCTGCCGCGCCCCAACCTCGAATACCACGTGCAGCCGCTGTCGCTGGACGCCTTTGGCGAACCGCTGCACGGCTTCAACGCCTTCACGGCCAGCGTCTGCAATCTGCAACCGACCAGCCGGGGCACGGTGCGCATCCGCAGCCCGCGTTTCGAAGACGCACCGGCCATCGCACCGAATTACCTGTCCACGCCGGAGGACCGACAGGTCGCCGCCGAATCGTTGCGGGTGACACGGCGCATCGTGGCCCAGCCGGCGCTCGCGCCTTACCAGCCCCTGGAGTGGAAGCCCGGTCTGCCACCCAGCGGTCCGGACCAGAGCGATCAGGATCTGGCGCGCCTCGCGGGCGACATCGCCACCACCATCTTTCACCCCGTGGGCACCACCAAAATGGGGCGGGTGGATGGACCGGGCGCGGATCCGCTGGCCGTGGTGGACGCAGAACTGCGCGTCCGGGGTGTCTCGGGCCTGCGCATCGCGGACGCGGGCGTGATGCCTGTCATCACCAGCGGCAACACCAACGCCCCCACGCTGATGATCGCCGAGCGCCTGGCCGCGCTGCTGCGCCAGTCACAGCCCTAG
- the gatC gene encoding Asp-tRNA(Asn)/Glu-tRNA(Gln) amidotransferase subunit GatC, with translation MSLNSADITRIASLARLELSPAEGERMRERINGFFAIVEQMRAVDTQGVEPLAHPTMAAAYQAAGRQAEAAEASLRLREDHASEGNQREANQRSAPAVERGLFLVPKVIE, from the coding sequence ATGTCTCTGAATTCCGCCGACATCACGCGCATCGCCAGCCTGGCCAGGCTGGAACTGAGCCCCGCCGAGGGCGAACGCATGCGCGAGCGCATCAACGGTTTCTTCGCCATCGTCGAGCAGATGCGCGCGGTGGACACCCAGGGCGTGGAGCCGCTTGCCCACCCGACCATGGCCGCCGCCTACCAGGCCGCCGGTCGCCAGGCCGAGGCCGCTGAAGCCTCCCTGCGCCTGCGCGAGGACCACGCCAGCGAAGGCAACCAGCGCGAAGCCAACCAGCGCAGCGCACCGGCCGTGGAACGGGGGCTGTTCCTCGTTCCCAAGGTCATCGAGTGA
- a CDS encoding sulfite exporter TauE/SafE family protein, with the protein MELLFVSLASLLAGFVDAIVGGGGLILVPALFATYPGASAATLLGTNKSASVWGTAFSATQYARRVELRWPALLPAMVLTLLGSFLGAWLVTLISTGFLRKLLPLVLLAVLLYTLARKDLGRAHAPRYAGRAEALVAGSIGLLIGFYDGLFGPGTGSFFIFLMVRLLGYDFLHASAHAKLLNVCSNIAAIVLFGLQGHVWWHVALLLALANVAGSLLGTRLALKHGAGFVRGVFIVVVLALILKTGRDAFWP; encoded by the coding sequence ATGGAATTGCTTTTTGTCTCGCTGGCCTCGCTGTTGGCCGGCTTCGTGGACGCCATCGTCGGCGGCGGTGGCCTGATCCTGGTGCCAGCCCTGTTTGCCACTTACCCCGGCGCCAGCGCCGCCACCCTGCTGGGCACCAACAAGTCCGCCTCGGTCTGGGGCACCGCGTTCTCCGCGACGCAGTACGCGCGACGGGTGGAGCTGCGCTGGCCGGCCTTGCTGCCAGCCATGGTGCTCACGCTGCTCGGCTCCTTCCTGGGGGCTTGGCTGGTCACGCTGATCTCGACCGGTTTCCTGCGCAAGCTGCTGCCCCTGGTGCTGCTGGCCGTGCTGCTCTACACCCTGGCCCGCAAGGACCTGGGCCGGGCGCACGCGCCGCGTTACGCGGGCCGCGCCGAGGCGCTGGTGGCGGGCAGCATCGGTCTGCTGATCGGTTTCTACGATGGTCTCTTCGGGCCCGGCACCGGCAGCTTCTTCATCTTTCTGATGGTGCGCCTGCTCGGGTATGACTTCCTGCACGCTTCGGCCCACGCCAAGCTGCTCAACGTCTGCAGCAATATCGCGGCCATCGTGTTGTTCGGCCTGCAAGGCCATGTCTGGTGGCATGTCGCGCTGCTGCTGGCCCTGGCCAACGTGGCGGGCAGCCTGCTCGGCACGCGACTGGCGCTCAAGCATGGCGCGGGTTTCGTGCGCGGCGTGTTCATCGTGGTCGTGCTGGCGCTGATCCTCAAGACCGGCCGCGACGCCTTCTGGCCCTGA
- a CDS encoding amidohydrolase family protein, which produces MNWIIRIALDGHEPEEVSSLVRQTLRVSMNRRRFIKNFGALPMAVGLPQLAMGQTAQPDWQSLKAGYALRLKKMLASGALPYIDIESSCNSTKIDVQAVARSMDALNIGLMALSADIGKNRFAEGVRYDDLSKRLLASFPDRFIPIGNGGQPPALTDAPGEFLDAQEQAAREGQILLLGEYEFRHYPSPRQAKRDTEERDVDIPLDGPAGHRLFRLSEATGLPFQIHYEIEDALLPVLEKMLEQYPRARVVWCHLAQVRYLERASRYSPSYVEGLIQRFPQLCFDTAFGDGSSIYPPSGQKHSRIWNGDTLKKEWRDLIVAHPRRFLSALDLGQDRMHRMNEYDAKHRRFLDQLPEEARHQVAWRNAWRLLFGEEFG; this is translated from the coding sequence ATGAACTGGATCATACGCATTGCACTTGACGGTCATGAGCCAGAAGAAGTCAGCAGTCTTGTTCGCCAAACGCTCCGCGTTTCCATGAACCGGCGTCGCTTCATCAAGAACTTCGGTGCGCTCCCAATGGCGGTGGGTTTGCCTCAGCTCGCGATGGGGCAGACCGCGCAACCGGATTGGCAGTCCTTGAAAGCGGGCTATGCGCTGCGCCTCAAGAAGATGCTCGCAAGCGGGGCATTGCCTTACATCGACATCGAAAGCTCTTGCAATTCCACGAAGATCGATGTGCAGGCGGTCGCCAGGTCGATGGATGCGTTGAACATCGGCTTGATGGCGCTGTCCGCGGACATCGGCAAGAACCGGTTTGCAGAAGGCGTTCGCTACGATGACCTCTCAAAGCGACTGCTGGCGAGTTTTCCGGACCGCTTCATTCCCATCGGCAATGGCGGTCAGCCACCCGCGCTGACCGATGCGCCCGGTGAGTTCCTGGATGCGCAGGAGCAAGCGGCACGCGAGGGGCAAATCCTGCTGCTGGGCGAATACGAATTTCGCCACTACCCCTCACCCCGGCAAGCCAAGCGTGACACCGAAGAGCGTGACGTCGACATTCCCTTGGACGGACCGGCGGGCCACCGCCTGTTCCGTCTGAGCGAGGCGACCGGGCTGCCCTTCCAGATTCACTACGAGATCGAGGATGCCTTGCTCCCTGTGCTCGAAAAGATGCTGGAACAGTATCCCCGCGCAAGGGTGGTGTGGTGCCATCTCGCGCAGGTTCGCTACCTTGAGCGCGCCTCGCGTTATTCACCCAGCTATGTGGAAGGGTTGATCCAGCGCTTCCCCCAGCTGTGCTTCGACACGGCGTTCGGCGACGGCTCCTCGATCTATCCGCCGAGTGGGCAAAAGCATTCGCGTATCTGGAATGGCGACACGCTCAAGAAAGAATGGCGCGATTTGATCGTCGCGCATCCTCGGCGATTCCTTTCCGCGCTCGATCTGGGTCAGGACCGCATGCATCGCATGAACGAATACGATGCAAAACACCGGCGTTTCCTGGATCAACTTCCTGAGGAGGCGCGGCATCAGGTCGCCTGGCGCAACGCCTGGCGCTTGCTGTTTGGTGAGGAATTCGGCTGA
- a CDS encoding CoA-acylating methylmalonate-semialdehyde dehydrogenase: MNARTLALIGHHIAGQIRPGASGRQQNVTNPATGAVTGQVALASSAEVDAAVAAAQAAFPAWADTSPLRRARILFKFLELLNQHRDELARLITAEHGKVFTDAQGEVTRGIEIVEFATGIPQLLKGDYTEQVSTGMDNWTMRQPLGVVAGITPFNFPVMVPMWMFPVAIACGNTFVLKPSPLDPSPSLRMAELLKQAGLPDGVFNVVQGDKGAVDALLAHPDVKAVSFVGSTPVANSIYETGARHGKRVQALGGAKNHMVVMPDADLDQAVDGLIGAAYGSAGERCMAISVAVLVGDVADKVIPKLVERTKALKVLDGMNLAAEMGPIVTEAARQRITGYIEHGAKEGAKLLVDGRGFAGAKAGAGCEQGFWLGGTLFDHVTPEMKIYKEEIFGPVLSCVRVPDFASAVQLINDHEFGNGVSCYTRDGNAAREFARRIQVGMVGINVPIPVPMAWHGFGGWKKSLFGDMHAYGEEGVRFYTKQKSVMQRWPESIGKGAEFAMPTSK, encoded by the coding sequence ATGAACGCTCGCACCCTCGCCCTCATCGGGCACCACATCGCCGGCCAGATCCGCCCCGGCGCCTCCGGCCGCCAGCAAAACGTCACCAACCCGGCCACGGGCGCGGTCACCGGCCAGGTGGCCCTGGCGTCCAGCGCCGAGGTCGATGCCGCCGTGGCCGCCGCGCAGGCTGCCTTTCCGGCCTGGGCCGATACCTCGCCGCTGCGCCGCGCACGCATCCTCTTCAAGTTCCTCGAACTGCTGAACCAGCACCGCGACGAACTCGCGCGCCTGATCACCGCCGAGCACGGCAAGGTGTTCACCGACGCGCAGGGCGAGGTGACGCGCGGCATCGAGATCGTGGAGTTCGCCACCGGCATCCCGCAGTTGCTCAAGGGCGACTACACCGAGCAGGTCTCGACCGGCATGGACAACTGGACGATGCGCCAGCCCCTGGGCGTGGTGGCGGGCATCACGCCTTTCAATTTCCCGGTCATGGTGCCGATGTGGATGTTCCCCGTGGCCATCGCCTGCGGCAATACCTTCGTGCTCAAGCCAAGCCCGCTGGACCCCAGCCCCAGCCTGCGCATGGCCGAGCTGCTGAAGCAGGCCGGCTTGCCCGACGGCGTGTTCAACGTGGTGCAGGGCGACAAGGGCGCGGTGGACGCACTGCTGGCCCACCCCGACGTGAAGGCCGTGAGCTTCGTCGGTTCCACGCCGGTGGCCAACAGCATCTATGAAACCGGCGCGCGCCATGGCAAGCGGGTGCAGGCCCTGGGCGGCGCGAAGAACCACATGGTCGTCATGCCCGATGCGGATCTGGATCAGGCCGTGGACGGCCTGATCGGCGCGGCCTACGGCTCGGCCGGTGAACGCTGCATGGCGATCTCGGTCGCCGTGCTGGTCGGCGACGTGGCCGACAAGGTCATCCCCAAGCTGGTCGAACGCACGAAGGCACTGAAGGTGCTGGATGGCATGAACCTCGCCGCCGAAATGGGCCCCATCGTCACCGAGGCCGCGCGGCAACGCATCACCGGCTACATCGAGCACGGTGCGAAGGAAGGCGCGAAGCTGCTGGTGGACGGGCGCGGTTTCGCGGGTGCGAAGGCGGGCGCGGGCTGCGAGCAAGGCTTCTGGCTCGGCGGCACGCTGTTCGACCACGTCACGCCCGAGATGAAGATCTACAAGGAAGAAATCTTCGGCCCCGTGCTCTCCTGCGTGCGCGTGCCCGATTTCGCCAGCGCGGTGCAACTCATCAATGACCACGAGTTCGGCAACGGCGTCTCCTGCTACACGCGTGACGGCAACGCCGCGCGCGAGTTCGCGCGCCGTATCCAGGTCGGCATGGTGGGCATCAACGTGCCCATTCCCGTGCCCATGGCCTGGCACGGCTTTGGCGGCTGGAAGAAGAGCCTGTTCGGTGACATGCACGCCTACGGCGAGGAAGGCGTGCGCTTCTACACCAAGCAAAAGAGCGTGATGCAGCGCTGGCCCGAGAGCATCGGCAAGGGCGCCGAGTTCGCCATGCCGACGAGCAAGTGA
- a CDS encoding rod shape-determining protein: protein MFEAFRQYFSTDLAIDLGTANTLIYARDKGLVLNEPSVVAIRHEGGPQGKKAIQAVGREAKSMLGKVPGNIEAIRPMKDGVIADFTVTEQMLKQFIRMVHPRSMFKPSPRIIICVPCGSTQVERRAIRESALGAGASEVYLIEEPMAAAIGAGLPVSEASGSMVVDIGGGTTEVGVISLGGMVYKGSVRVGGDKFDEAIINYIRRNYGMLIGEPTAELIKKDIGSAFPGSEVREMEVRGRNLSEGVPRSFTISSNEILEALTDPLNNVVSAVKNALEQTPPELGADIADRGMMLTGGGALLRDLDRLLSEETGLPVLVAEDPLTCVVRGCGIALERMDHLGAIFTNE from the coding sequence ATGTTTGAAGCGTTTCGCCAGTATTTCTCGACCGACCTGGCGATTGATCTGGGCACGGCCAACACGCTGATTTACGCCCGCGACAAAGGGCTGGTGCTCAACGAACCCTCGGTCGTGGCGATTCGCCACGAAGGCGGTCCCCAGGGCAAGAAGGCCATCCAGGCTGTCGGCCGCGAGGCCAAGTCCATGCTGGGCAAGGTTCCGGGCAACATCGAGGCCATCCGCCCGATGAAGGACGGCGTGATCGCCGACTTCACCGTCACCGAGCAGATGCTCAAGCAGTTCATCCGCATGGTGCACCCGCGCAGCATGTTCAAGCCCAGCCCGCGCATCATCATCTGCGTGCCCTGCGGCTCGACCCAGGTGGAACGCCGGGCCATCCGCGAATCGGCCCTGGGCGCGGGCGCGTCCGAGGTCTACCTGATCGAGGAACCCATGGCCGCCGCCATCGGCGCGGGCCTGCCGGTGTCCGAGGCCTCCGGCTCCATGGTGGTCGACATCGGTGGCGGCACGACCGAAGTCGGCGTGATCTCCCTGGGCGGCATGGTCTACAAGGGCTCGGTCCGCGTGGGCGGCGACAAGTTCGACGAAGCCATCATCAACTACATCCGTCGCAACTACGGCATGCTGATCGGCGAGCCGACCGCCGAACTGATCAAGAAGGACATCGGCTCCGCCTTCCCCGGCAGCGAGGTGCGCGAGATGGAAGTCCGTGGCCGCAACCTGTCCGAAGGCGTGCCGCGCAGCTTCACGATCTCCAGCAACGAAATCCTGGAAGCGCTGACCGATCCGCTGAATAACGTGGTCTCCGCCGTCAAGAACGCGCTGGAGCAGACGCCGCCGGAACTCGGCGCCGACATCGCCGACCGCGGCATGATGCTGACCGGCGGGGGCGCGCTGTTGCGCGACCTGGACCGCCTGCTGTCCGAGGAAACCGGCCTGCCCGTACTGGTGGCCGAGGACCCGCTGACCTGCGTGGTGCGCGGTTGCGGCATCGCGCTGGAGCGCATGGATCACCTGGGCGCCATCTTCACCAACGAATAA
- the mreC gene encoding rod shape-determining protein MreC, giving the protein MALGTLDRSPPPFFRQGASALSRLLLAGALALFLMVADTRFEITGPMRTVISAIVYPLQWALQQPVQLSRNLYQAAQDLRYARDLAAHSQELLRQQTPRVLRYEQLALENEQLRRLLDLRSRLSSASQAAQVLYDAADPYVHRVVIDRGLVHGVSPGAPVIDDSGLLGQVTRVHATLAEVTLVIDAAQATPIVNTRTGVRAVVFGEPDLQGGQLELRYMAVDADVQPGDLLVTSGIDGIYPAGLPVARVSRVERRPAAAFAQIFCEPQARVDGASQVLVLESLAGRVPPRPAPAAKPGNPRKGGG; this is encoded by the coding sequence ATGGCGCTCGGGACGCTGGACAGATCGCCGCCACCCTTTTTTCGCCAAGGCGCCTCGGCCCTGTCCCGGCTGTTGCTGGCTGGCGCGCTGGCCCTCTTTCTGATGGTGGCGGACACCCGCTTCGAGATTACCGGCCCGATGCGCACGGTGATTTCCGCCATCGTCTATCCCCTCCAATGGGCGCTGCAGCAACCGGTGCAGCTGAGCCGCAACCTCTACCAGGCCGCGCAGGATTTGCGCTACGCGCGTGACCTGGCCGCGCACAGCCAGGAGTTGTTGCGTCAGCAGACGCCGCGCGTGCTGCGGTATGAGCAACTGGCGCTTGAGAACGAACAGTTGCGCCGCCTGCTGGACCTGCGTTCGCGCCTGTCCTCGGCCAGCCAGGCCGCGCAGGTGCTTTATGACGCCGCTGACCCTTATGTGCACCGCGTCGTCATCGACCGTGGCCTGGTGCATGGCGTGAGCCCTGGGGCGCCGGTGATCGATGACTCCGGCCTGCTGGGCCAGGTGACGCGCGTGCACGCCACGCTGGCGGAAGTCACGCTGGTCATCGACGCGGCGCAGGCCACACCCATCGTCAACACTCGCACCGGCGTGCGTGCTGTGGTGTTCGGTGAGCCCGACCTGCAAGGCGGCCAGCTGGAGTTGCGCTACATGGCGGTGGATGCCGACGTGCAACCCGGCGACCTGCTGGTGACCAGCGGCATCGACGGTATCTATCCCGCTGGCTTGCCGGTGGCGCGCGTCAGCCGGGTCGAGCGTCGCCCGGCGGCAGCTTTCGCCCAGATCTTCTGTGAGCCGCAGGCTCGGGTGGATGGCGCCAGCCAGGTGCTGGTGCTGGAGTCGCTGGCCGGACGGGTGCCACCGCGGCCCGCCCCCGCCGCCAAGCCAGGTAACCCACGCAAAGGAGGCGGATGA
- the mreD gene encoding rod shape-determining protein MreD — protein MMLRASQQQLLLPAKPTFIWGSLVGALALGMLGNFVLWGRAPWAPDVLAVTLVFWGVHQPRRVGMTGAFLFGLLMDVHQGSVLGQHALAYSVLSFFAIAIHRRILWFPVSGQTLQVLPILAAAHLVALAVRMMLGGPFPGWSLLLAPVIEALLWPVVTLLLLLPQRRTPNPDVNRPI, from the coding sequence ATGATGCTGCGCGCGAGCCAACAACAACTGCTGCTCCCGGCCAAGCCGACCTTCATCTGGGGCAGCCTCGTCGGCGCCCTGGCCTTGGGCATGCTGGGCAACTTCGTGCTCTGGGGCCGCGCGCCCTGGGCGCCGGATGTACTGGCTGTGACGCTGGTCTTCTGGGGCGTGCACCAGCCGCGCCGCGTGGGCATGACCGGGGCCTTCCTGTTCGGCTTGCTGATGGATGTGCACCAGGGCAGCGTGCTGGGCCAGCATGCACTGGCCTATTCGGTGCTGAGTTTCTTCGCCATCGCCATCCACCGTCGCATCCTCTGGTTCCCGGTGTCCGGGCAGACCCTGCAGGTCTTGCCCATCCTGGCGGCGGCGCACCTCGTTGCCCTGGCGGTGCGCATGATGCTCGGGGGCCCGTTTCCGGGTTGGTCTCTGCTGCTGGCGCCCGTGATCGAAGCCCTGCTGTGGCCCGTCGTCACCTTGCTGCTGCTGTTGCCACAGCGCCGCACGCCCAATCCGGACGTGAATCGGCCGATATGA